The sequence TGGTGCCAGGGCGGGTTCGGGATCGACGTGCTCCGCTACACCGAGACCGCCCGGACCGTGGCCGACGCCTCCACCGCGCCCGAGCTGCTGCGCGGCCTGGGGTACTGGTACTTCTACGGCGACGACAAGCTGGGCCAGTGGATCGAACCGTCGTCGGCCTACACCGAGAACCCGGCCCTGATCCTGCTGACCTACGGGCTGCCGGTCCTCGGCCTGCTGGCCGCCGGCCTGGTCCGATGGCGCTACCGCGGCTTCTTCGTGGGCCTGGTGGTGCTGGGCCTGGCCGTGGCCGTGGGCGCCCACCCCTGGGACGACCCCACGGTGGCCGGCTCCGGGGTGAAGGCCTTCCTCCAGTCCCAGGCCGGCCTGGCCATGCGCAGCCTGCCCCGCACGGTGCCGCTGATCGCCCTGGGCCTGTCGGTGGCCACCGGCATGGCCGTGACCGCGGTGGGCCGGTGGCGGCCGCGGTGGGAGCGGCCGTCGGCCACCGCCCTGGTGGCCCTGGCCCTGGTGGGCCTGCCGCCCCTGTGGCTGGGGCAGATGGTGGCCGACAACCTCCAGCGCGACGAGGAGCTGCCCGCCTACTGGACCGAGGCCGCCGCCGCCATCGACGGCCGGGGCCGCGACGGCGACGGGTGGGAGTCGCGGGTCCTGGAGGTGCCGGGCTCGGACTTCGCCGCCTACCGGTGGGGCAACACCGTGGATCCCATCACCCCGGGCCTGGTCGACCGGCCCTACGTGGCCCGGGAGCTGATCCCCTACGGCACCCCGGCGTCGGCCGACCTGCTGAACGCCCTCGACCACCAGATGCAGGAGGCGGTCCTCGACCCCGAGGCCATCGCCCCCATCGCCCGGCTCATGGGGGCCGGCGACATCGTCCTGCGGGGCGACCTGGCCTACGAGCGGTTCAACCTGGTCCGGCCCCGGCAGGCCTACGACCTGCTGGAGCGGGCGCCGGGGCTGGGCCCGGCCCAGGGCTTCGGCCCGGCCGTCCCCAACGTGCCCGACCCCCGGCTGCCCCTGGAGGACGAGCTGGAGCTGGGGGCCGACCCCGACCTGCCCGATCCCCCGCCGGTGGCCCTGTACCCGGTCGAGGGCGACCCCCACCTCCTGGCGGCCAAGCCGGTGTCGTCCACCGTGGTGGTGGCCGGCAACGGTGACGGCCTGGTGGCGGCGGCCGCCGCCGGGCTGATCGACGGCGACGAGCTCATCCGCTACTCGGCCTCCTTCGCGGCCGAGGGCGGGGGCGGGGCCGCGGCCCTGCGCCGGGCCCTGGCCGACGGCGGGGCCCTGGTGGTCACCGACACCAACCGGCGCTCCGGCCAGCGCTGGGGCTCGGTGCACGAGACCGACGGCTTCACCGAGCAGGCCGGGGAGGAGCCCATGGTCGTCGACCCCAGCGACAACCGGCTCCCGCTGTTCCCGGGGGCCGGGTCCGCCACCGAGACGGTGGCCGTCCAGGGCGGCGAGCTGTCGGTCCGGGCCACCAGCTACGGCAACAGCGTGACCTTCACCCCCGAGGACCGGGCCGCCCAGGCCTTCGACGACGACCCGCTCACCGGCTGGTACACCTCGGCCTTCGCCTCGGCCCGGGGCGAGCGGCTGGAGGCCACCTACGCCAGCCCCCGCACCACCGACTCGGTGCGGCTCCTCCAGGCCGGCCGGGGCATCCAGAACCGCTGGATCACCCGGGTGCGGCTCCGCTTCGACGGCGGCGACCCCGTGGACGTCGACCTCAACTTCGCCTCCCGGGCCGCCCCCGGGCAGGAGATCCCCTTCCCCCGCCGCACCTTCCGCGAGCTGTCGGTCGAGATCCTGGCCACCGAGCCCGGGCAGCTGCCGGCCTACGACGAGCTGAGCGGCGTCGGGTTCTCCGACATCCGCCTGGGCCACGGCGACGTGCGCATCGACGAGTCCGTCCGGCCCCCGCTCGACCTGCTCACCGCCCTGGGTGACGACGCCCTGGACCACCCGCTGGCCCTGGTCCTGACCCGCCTGCGGTCCCGGTCGTCGGCCCCGCTGCGCACCGACGAGGAGCCCGGCATGGTGCGCGACCTGGAGCTGCCCGGGGCCCGCGCCTTCGCCCTGGCCGGCACCGCCCGCCTCTCGGCGGCGGCCACCGACTCCCTCATCGACCTCCTGCTGGGGCGGCCGACGGTGGCCGAGGGCGGGGTCGAGCCGGCCTCCAGCCGTCGCCTGCCCGGTGACGTGTCGGCCCAGGCCGCGGCGGCCGTCGACGGCGACCCCGGCACCCACTGGAGCCCGGGCTTCCTGGGCCAGGACGGGGAGTGGGCCGGCTACCGGCTGGCCGAACCCGTCACCTTCGACCACATGGACCTCCGGGTGGTGGCCGACGGGCGCCACACCGTCCCCACCCGCCTGCGGATCGAGGCCGACGGCGAGACGGCCGCCACCGTCGACGTGCCGGCCATCGCCGACCGGCCGGGCAAGGACGCCACCACCGAGGTGCGGCTGACCTTCCCCGAGGTCACGGGGCGGGACATCTCGATCCACGTGGTGGACTCCCGCGAGGTCGAGACCAACGACTGGATCTCCAAGGAGCCGGTGGTCATGCCGGTGGGCATCGCCGAGTGGGGCATCCCCGGCCTGCGGGTCGACCCCCTGCCCGAAGCCTTCGACAGCGGGTGCCGGGACGACCTGCTCACCCTGGACGGCGATCCCGTGCCGGTCCGCATCACCGGCACCACCCGGGCCGCCCTGGACGGCGAGGCCCTCGACCTGGCCGCCTGCGACGGCGCCCCCCTCGACCTGCCGGCCGGCCCGTCGCAGCTCCGCACGGCCGAGGGCGTCGACACCGGCCTCCAGATCGACCGCCTGGCCCTGCGCTCGGCGGCCGGGGGCGAGGCCGACACGGCCACCACGCCCCTGGTCGAGGACCCGGCCCCGGTCACCACCACCGTCATCGACCGCGACCGCTGGCGGGTCACCGCGGACGTGGGCCCCCGGGCCGAGCCGACGTGGTTGGTCGTCGGCCAGAGCCACAACGAGGGGTGGCGGGCCACCCTCGACGGCGAGGACCTGGGCCCGCCCCAGCTGGTCGACGGCTACTCGTCGGGCTTCCTGCTCCCCCCGGGGGCCGACCCGGCCACAGTGGAGGTCGTGTGGGCGCCTCAGCGGGTGGTGCTGGGGGGGCTGTGGCTGTCGCTCCTGGCCGCCCTCGGCTGCCTGGTGCTGGTGCTGCGGCCGTGGCGGTGGCGTCGCTGGTGGGCGGCCCGGCGGGCCCCGACCCCGGCCCCCACCCCGGCGACGGCGACGGACCCCGGCCCCGACGAGCGGCCCCTGCCCCTCGACCTGGCCTGGGCCCTCCGCAGCCCCGGGACGGCTCCGTCGTGGCCGGTGACCGGGGCCACCACCGTGGCCCTGGGCCTGGCCGGGGCTGTGCTGGCCGGGGCCCCGGCCGGGCTCCTCCTGGCCGTCGTCACCCTGGCCGGGCTCCGGTCCGACCGGGCCCGCCCGCTGCTGGCCCTGGGGCCGGCCGCGGTGCTGGCCGGGGCCGCCGCCTACGTGGCCGTGCGCCAGGTGGGGTACCGGTTCCCGGCCGGGTTCCGGTGGCCCGAGCAGTCCCAGGGGGCCCACGGGCTGGTCTATGCCGGCGTGCTGCTCCTGGTGGTGGAGGTCGTCGTCCGCCGCCTCCGGACCCGGAGGGGTGACGCCGGTCCCTGAACCGCTCACAGGTGGCGGCCCGGTGCCGATGGGCCCCCCGCACGACGTTCGCGATCGGGGCCGATCATCAGCCGCACACGGGAACCCACCGGGAGAGACGGGCAGGCCGGGGTCGACCTGGCTCTCCTGGTCGTCGTCTGCGTGCTGCTGGCCGTGGCCTCCATCCGCTTCCGGGTGGCCGACTGGGTCATCGGCGCCGCCGGCCAGGTCGAGGCCCTGGACGTCAACGGCATCCTGGCCATGGCCGTCCTGGTGCCGGCGGCCACCACCATCTACGCCGTCCGCCGCTACCGCGACGCCATGGAGATCCGTGAGGAGCTGGCCCGGCTGTCGCTGCGCGACAACCTCACCGGCCTCCCCAACCGGCTGTTCCTCTCCGAGTGGCTCGACCGGGAGCTGCGCCTGGCCCGCCGCCGGGGCGACCGGGTGGCCGTGCTGTTCGTCGACCTGGACCGCTTCAAGGTCATCAACGACACCCACGGCCACGACGTGGGCGACGCGGTGCTGGCCCAGGTGGCGTCCCGTCTGCGCCAGTGCGTCTCGGACCGGGACAGCGACCGGGTGGTCCGCTACGCCGGCGACGAGTTCCTGGTCATCAGCCGCGAGGACCCGGGCCGCCTCTCGGCCGACCGCCTGGCCCGAAGCATCCTCACCACCCTGGAGGAGCCCTTCCAGGTCGGGCCCGACACCCTGCGGGTGGCGGCCAGCATCGGCGTGGCCCTGAGCGACGGCCGGGAGCTGATGGCCGGGGAGGACCTGATCCGCCAGGCCGACGCGGCCATGTACGACGCCAAGGCCCGCGACGACGGCCGGCCCGTCCTCTACGACGTGGCCGTCCACGGCCGCCGGTTCAGCCCCACCACCCTGGAGCCGCACCTGCGCCGGGCGGCCGAGCAGGGCGAGTTCCGCCTCCTCTACCAGCCGGTGGTGGACACGGCCACGGGCCACCTGGTCTCGGTGGAGGCCCTCCTGCGCTGGGACCACCCCGACCGGGGCCCGGTGTCGCCCGTCGAGTTCATCCCCGTGCTCGAGGAGTCCGGCCTCATCGTCCCGGTGGGGGCGTGGATCATCGAGGAGGCGTTCGGCCAGGCCCTCCGGTGGCACCAGGACCACCCGGGCCGGCCGCCCCTGCGGGTGGCGGTCAACGTGTCGGCCCGGCAGCTGGCCCAGACCGGCTTCGAGGAGCACGTCCGGGCCACCCTCTCGTCCATCCCGGTGCCCCCGGGCAGCCTGTGCCTGGAGATCACCGAGGGCGCCCTGATGGTCGACATCGAGGCGGCGTGGAGCTCGCTCCGGCTGCTGAAGCGGATGGGGGTGAAGCTGGCCTTGGACGACTTCGGCACCGGTTACTCGTCGCTGTCCTACATCCGCAGCTTCAGCCTCGACATGCTCAAGATCGACCGCTCCTTCGTGAAGGGCCTGGGCCAGTCGGCTGAGGACACCGCCATCGTGGAGCACGTGATCGGCATGGCCCGGGCCCTGGGCATGACCACCGTGGGCGAGGGGGTGGAGACGCCCCAGCAGCTGGGCGAGCTGCACCGCCTGGGCTGTGACCTGTCGCAGGGCTTCCTGCTCAGCCGCCCGGTCGAGGCGGCCGAGATCGACGCCATGCTGGCTGCCGGGCTCCCCCTCGGCCGGCCCGGCCCCAGCCCCAGCGACGG comes from Acidimicrobiales bacterium and encodes:
- a CDS encoding alpha-(1->3)-arabinofuranosyltransferase family protein, encoding MPPPPAVAARPGAGRRHLPHWAPVGLLAAVCYLPLLLTHRGQVGADTKSYLYLDPDRLLGRAWSMWDPNVGLGTVPHQNIGYLWPMGPFYWASEHLGLPDWVAQRLWLGSILFGAGLGVRYLLRALGQSGPGVTVAMFLYALSPYVLTLGARISALLLPFAALGWLLGLTVRAVRQRDWLHPALFALAVPTVGSSNATALLLVGLAPALWVPYATFVLKEVRLRAALGVVGRMGVLTVATSLWWVVGLWCQGGFGIDVLRYTETARTVADASTAPELLRGLGYWYFYGDDKLGQWIEPSSAYTENPALILLTYGLPVLGLLAAGLVRWRYRGFFVGLVVLGLAVAVGAHPWDDPTVAGSGVKAFLQSQAGLAMRSLPRTVPLIALGLSVATGMAVTAVGRWRPRWERPSATALVALALVGLPPLWLGQMVADNLQRDEELPAYWTEAAAAIDGRGRDGDGWESRVLEVPGSDFAAYRWGNTVDPITPGLVDRPYVARELIPYGTPASADLLNALDHQMQEAVLDPEAIAPIARLMGAGDIVLRGDLAYERFNLVRPRQAYDLLERAPGLGPAQGFGPAVPNVPDPRLPLEDELELGADPDLPDPPPVALYPVEGDPHLLAAKPVSSTVVVAGNGDGLVAAAAAGLIDGDELIRYSASFAAEGGGGAAALRRALADGGALVVTDTNRRSGQRWGSVHETDGFTEQAGEEPMVVDPSDNRLPLFPGAGSATETVAVQGGELSVRATSYGNSVTFTPEDRAAQAFDDDPLTGWYTSAFASARGERLEATYASPRTTDSVRLLQAGRGIQNRWITRVRLRFDGGDPVDVDLNFASRAAPGQEIPFPRRTFRELSVEILATEPGQLPAYDELSGVGFSDIRLGHGDVRIDESVRPPLDLLTALGDDALDHPLALVLTRLRSRSSAPLRTDEEPGMVRDLELPGARAFALAGTARLSAAATDSLIDLLLGRPTVAEGGVEPASSRRLPGDVSAQAAAAVDGDPGTHWSPGFLGQDGEWAGYRLAEPVTFDHMDLRVVADGRHTVPTRLRIEADGETAATVDVPAIADRPGKDATTEVRLTFPEVTGRDISIHVVDSREVETNDWISKEPVVMPVGIAEWGIPGLRVDPLPEAFDSGCRDDLLTLDGDPVPVRITGTTRAALDGEALDLAACDGAPLDLPAGPSQLRTAEGVDTGLQIDRLALRSAAGGEADTATTPLVEDPAPVTTTVIDRDRWRVTADVGPRAEPTWLVVGQSHNEGWRATLDGEDLGPPQLVDGYSSGFLLPPGADPATVEVVWAPQRVVLGGLWLSLLAALGCLVLVLRPWRWRRWWAARRAPTPAPTPATATDPGPDERPLPLDLAWALRSPGTAPSWPVTGATTVALGLAGAVLAGAPAGLLLAVVTLAGLRSDRARPLLALGPAAVLAGAAAYVAVRQVGYRFPAGFRWPEQSQGAHGLVYAGVLLLVVEVVVRRLRTRRGDAGP
- a CDS encoding bifunctional diguanylate cyclase/phosphodiesterase, with translation MLLAVASIRFRVADWVIGAAGQVEALDVNGILAMAVLVPAATTIYAVRRYRDAMEIREELARLSLRDNLTGLPNRLFLSEWLDRELRLARRRGDRVAVLFVDLDRFKVINDTHGHDVGDAVLAQVASRLRQCVSDRDSDRVVRYAGDEFLVISREDPGRLSADRLARSILTTLEEPFQVGPDTLRVAASIGVALSDGRELMAGEDLIRQADAAMYDAKARDDGRPVLYDVAVHGRRFSPTTLEPHLRRAAEQGEFRLLYQPVVDTATGHLVSVEALLRWDHPDRGPVSPVEFIPVLEESGLIVPVGAWIIEEAFGQALRWHQDHPGRPPLRVAVNVSARQLAQTGFEEHVRATLSSIPVPPGSLCLEITEGALMVDIEAAWSSLRLLKRMGVKLALDDFGTGYSSLSYIRSFSLDMLKIDRSFVKGLGQSAEDTAIVEHVIGMARALGMTTVGEGVETPQQLGELHRLGCDLSQGFLLSRPVEAAEIDAMLAAGLPLGRPGPSPSDGLPPRVAPALGGATHQTVGVQPAGVAPAGVASGAPPWRAER